The following coding sequences are from one Carassius gibelio isolate Cgi1373 ecotype wild population from Czech Republic chromosome B7, carGib1.2-hapl.c, whole genome shotgun sequence window:
- the sltm gene encoding SAFB-like transcription modulator isoform X1, giving the protein MASGAISAETKKITDLRVVDLKSELKRRNLDVTGVKNTLIARLKQAIEDEGGDPDNIEIIVSAETPTRKHSKAKGKKTDLDADTIMEEESFSKETEEEESEKDVTDTDDATRDNSKTFSCEDGLAESEAEVGGEPDLEAETEVEEAEPEPDPDAEIEAEREGESEVSALEALESEPALEPIKEVEDDNISVTIQAEDAITLDVDGDDLLETGKHVKLPDSEADKDCEELDATAEMRQETDSLTEAIDGHKDGKRDDGLMSDTSKKDSKEALKKGDTGDKEKDSGKKGPSSTGATGQAKSSSKDRDGKTTKDEKGCGSSSTSSTRNLWVSGLSSNTKAADLKNLFGKYGKVFSAKVVTNARSPGAKCYGLVTMSSSAEVARCISHLDRTELHGQQISVDRVKTDPFKKDFSKKEGEEKASSTKISGEKRTPTGAKTSSKTPVSSKKEEKKSDKPSEKDCKDIKKQDSKSNKSDAPSSNSGADIAKKDDKKHGRKSPGNMMVINQAKGQQHFNKFRPPFRRGGRFEKPGPPNMMNRRPRGFIPPAEMAKGRPMFNKGGNKDILPFDKMKEQRMRERMVRMEHIRRALELRRRREVAEQERRERERIRIMREREERENLMRERQRLEVERQKLERERMERERLERERIRIEQERRKEAERLAREREELRRQQEQLRYEQEKRNNLKRGRDVDQRREDPYWNSGKKMQTAPEGRIGQGGDYNNRQQNRFNDFNARDRNRYQQTSAVQSNNFDRRNRFDGEPESKKSRPAPRRDSSGFERYPKNFETVRRAEPPPPPRAELRDSDRREIRDRDERRQGSLPDRPAGGRAPPPVIAHSRTPRDSSHAGWKTDGGLNTKQDVRAVRMRPERPGREGPGPAIRGVSTASRGRASFSSRDGGRPVVMGDQHFSSGRQVVVERHGRDQGPRKDWHGAAGSQSGGFTDNHRMGDSRPGMMASHSSHSSSGMNRIVQITNVPMAGGSGGFKPFKGRF; this is encoded by the exons ATGGCGTCGGGGGCCATTTCAGCGGAGACTAAGAAGATTACAGATTTACGTGTGGTAGACCTCAAATCAGAACTCAAACGAAGAAATCTGGATGTTACTGGGGTAAAAAATACACTAATTGCAAGGTTGAAGCag GCAATAGAAGATGAAGGTGGAGATCCAGACAACATTGAGATCATCGTATCAGCTGAAACACCCACAAGAAAACACAGCAAAGCTAAAG GAAAGAAGACCGACCTGGATGCTGACACCATCATGGAAGAGGAATCCTTCTCTAAG GAGACTGAGGAAGAGGAATCTGAAAAAG ATGTAACTGATACTGATGATGCTACTCGTGACAATTCTAAAACCTTCTCCTGTGAAGACGGCCTTGCAGAGTCCGAGGCTGAGGTAGGAGGGGAACCTGATCTTGAGGCTGAGACAGAGGTGGAAGAAGCAGAACCTGAGCCCGATCCTGATGCCGAGATTGAGGCTGAGAGAGAAGGCGAGTCTGAAGTCTCAGCGCTGGAGGCCTTGGAGAGTGAACCTGCTCTTGAACCCATAAAAGAAGTTGAGGATGACAATATATCTGTCACCATCCAAGCCGAAGATGCCATCACGCTGGATGTAGATGGCGATGATCTCCTGGAAACAGGTAAACATGTGAAACTTCCAGATTCTGAGGCAGACAAGGACTGCGAAGAGCTTGATGCCACTGCTGAGATGAGGCAGGAGACAGACTCGCTGACTGAAGCAATAGATGGCCACAAGGATGGTAAGAGAGATGACGGGCTGATGTCTGACACCAGCAAGAAGGACAGCAAAGAGGCCTTGAAGAAAGGAGACACGGGAGACAAGGAAAAGGATTCTGGGAAGAAAGGCCCCTCTTCAACTGGGGCGACAGGTCAAGCAAAGAG CTCTTCAAAAGACAGAGATGGAAAGACTACAAAAGATGAAAAAG GATGTGGCAGCAGCAGTACCAGCTCTACTCGCAATCTGTGGGTGAGCGGCCTGTCGTCCAACACCAAAGCAGCTGATCTCAAGAACCTCTTTGGCAAATATGGAAAG gTTTTTAGTGCCAAAGTGGTCACCAATGCTCGTAGCCCAGGAGCCAAGTGTTATGGATTAGTCACCATGTCATCCAGTGCAGAAGTGGCCAGGTGCATCTCTCACCTGGACCGCACAGAACTCCATGGACAACAGATATCTGTGGACAGG GTGAAAACTGACCCATTTAAAAAGGACTTCTCAAAGAAGGAGGGAGAAGAGAAGGCAAGCTCCACTAAAATTTCTGGAGAAAAGCGCACTCCAACTGGAGCAAAAACTTCCAGCAA GACACCAGTTTCATCTAAGAAGGAAGAGAAGAAATCAGACAAACCATCTGAGAAGGACTGCAAAGACATCAAAAAACAGGACTCCAAAAGCAACAAATCTGATGCACCTTCTTCCAATTCAGGAGCCGACATAGCAAAGAAAGATGACAAGAAACATGGAC GAAAGAGTCCAGGCAATATGATGGTGATCAACCAAGCTAAAGGACAGCAACACTTCAATAAATTTCGTCCTCCTTTCAGAAGGGGCGGGAGGTTTGAGAAG CCTGGTCCTCCCAACATGATGAACAGACGTCCCAGAGGGTTCATACCACCTGCGGAG ATGGCGAAAGGCCGTCCCATGTTTAACAAAGGTGGCAACAAAGACATCCTGCCGTTTGACAAGATGAAGGAACAGAGGATGCGTGAGCGCATGGTCAGGATGGAACATATTCGCAGGGCTTTGGAACTGCGCAG ACGGCGCGAGGTAGCAGAGCAAGAGCGCCGGGAGAGGGAGCGCATCCGTATTATGCGTGAGCGAGAGGAAAGAGAGAACCTAATGAGAGAGCGACAAAGGCTGGAGGTGGAAAGGCAGAAACTTGAACGTGAGcgcatggagagagagagactggaacGGGAGAGGATTCGTATAGAGCAG GAGCGACGCAAGGAAGCGGAGCGTTTAGCTCGTGAACGTGAGGAACTGAGACGGCAGCAGGAGCAGTTGCGTTACGAGCAGGAGAAACGAAACAACTTAAAAAGGGGACGTGACGTTGACCAGAG GAGGGAAGACCCATACTGGAATAGTGGTAAAAAGATGCAGACTGCGCCAGAGGGACGGATTGGTCAAGGCGGAGATTACAACAATCGACAACAGAACCGCTTCAATGATTTCAACGCTAGAGACCGGAACCGATACCAGCAGACATCAGCTGTGCAATCCAACAACTTTGATAG acGGAATCGCTTTGACGGTGAACCTGAATCAAAGAAGAGTCGACCTGCTCCTCGCCGTGACAGTTCAGGGTTTGAGCGCTATCCTAAAAACTTTGAAACCGTGCGGAGAGCAGAACCACCACCTCCACCTCGTGCAGAGCTGCGCGACAGCGATCGCAGAGAAATCCGCGACCGTGATGAGCGCAGACAGGGGTCCTTGCCTGATCGACCAGCTGGTGGCAGAGCGCCGCCCCCCGTCATTGCCCACTCCCGTACCCCCAGAGACAGCAGCCATGCTGGCTGGAAGACTGATGGGGGATTGAATACAAAACAAGATGTCAG GGCAGTGCGGATGCGACCAGAACGTCCAGGCAGAGAGGGTCCCGGACCTGCCATAAGGGGGGTGTCCACAGCCAGCCGTGGCAGAGCCAGCTTCAGCAGCAGAGATGGTGGCAGACCTGTGGTCATGGGAGACCAG CACTTCAGCAGTGGCAGACAGGTGGTGGTGGAGCGGCATGGACGCGATCAGGGCCCCAGGAAAGACTGGCACGGGGCAGCAGGCTCACAAAGCGGAGGATTCACAGATAACCACCGAATGGGGGACAGTCGACCTGGCATGATGGCATCACACTCCAG TCATTCCTCTTCTGGTATGAACAGAATTGTGCAGATCACTAATGTTCCCATGGCCGGCGGCAGTGGAGGATTCAAGCCCTTCAAAGGAAGGTTCTAG
- the sltm gene encoding SAFB-like transcription modulator isoform X2, with amino-acid sequence MASGAISAETKKITDLRVVDLKSELKRRNLDVTGAIEDEGGDPDNIEIIVSAETPTRKHSKAKGKKTDLDADTIMEEESFSKETEEEESEKDVTDTDDATRDNSKTFSCEDGLAESEAEVGGEPDLEAETEVEEAEPEPDPDAEIEAEREGESEVSALEALESEPALEPIKEVEDDNISVTIQAEDAITLDVDGDDLLETGKHVKLPDSEADKDCEELDATAEMRQETDSLTEAIDGHKDGKRDDGLMSDTSKKDSKEALKKGDTGDKEKDSGKKGPSSTGATGQAKSSSKDRDGKTTKDEKGCGSSSTSSTRNLWVSGLSSNTKAADLKNLFGKYGKVFSAKVVTNARSPGAKCYGLVTMSSSAEVARCISHLDRTELHGQQISVDRVKTDPFKKDFSKKEGEEKASSTKISGEKRTPTGAKTSSKTPVSSKKEEKKSDKPSEKDCKDIKKQDSKSNKSDAPSSNSGADIAKKDDKKHGRKSPGNMMVINQAKGQQHFNKFRPPFRRGGRFEKPGPPNMMNRRPRGFIPPAEMAKGRPMFNKGGNKDILPFDKMKEQRMRERMVRMEHIRRALELRRRREVAEQERRERERIRIMREREERENLMRERQRLEVERQKLERERMERERLERERIRIEQERRKEAERLAREREELRRQQEQLRYEQEKRNNLKRGRDVDQRREDPYWNSGKKMQTAPEGRIGQGGDYNNRQQNRFNDFNARDRNRYQQTSAVQSNNFDRRNRFDGEPESKKSRPAPRRDSSGFERYPKNFETVRRAEPPPPPRAELRDSDRREIRDRDERRQGSLPDRPAGGRAPPPVIAHSRTPRDSSHAGWKTDGGLNTKQDVRAVRMRPERPGREGPGPAIRGVSTASRGRASFSSRDGGRPVVMGDQQHFSSGRQVVVERHGRDQGPRKDWHGAAGSQSGGFTDNHRMGDSRPGMMASHSSHSSSGMNRIVQITNVPMAGGSGGFKPFKGRF; translated from the exons ATGGCGTCGGGGGCCATTTCAGCGGAGACTAAGAAGATTACAGATTTACGTGTGGTAGACCTCAAATCAGAACTCAAACGAAGAAATCTGGATGTTACTGGG GCAATAGAAGATGAAGGTGGAGATCCAGACAACATTGAGATCATCGTATCAGCTGAAACACCCACAAGAAAACACAGCAAAGCTAAAG GAAAGAAGACCGACCTGGATGCTGACACCATCATGGAAGAGGAATCCTTCTCTAAG GAGACTGAGGAAGAGGAATCTGAAAAAG ATGTAACTGATACTGATGATGCTACTCGTGACAATTCTAAAACCTTCTCCTGTGAAGACGGCCTTGCAGAGTCCGAGGCTGAGGTAGGAGGGGAACCTGATCTTGAGGCTGAGACAGAGGTGGAAGAAGCAGAACCTGAGCCCGATCCTGATGCCGAGATTGAGGCTGAGAGAGAAGGCGAGTCTGAAGTCTCAGCGCTGGAGGCCTTGGAGAGTGAACCTGCTCTTGAACCCATAAAAGAAGTTGAGGATGACAATATATCTGTCACCATCCAAGCCGAAGATGCCATCACGCTGGATGTAGATGGCGATGATCTCCTGGAAACAGGTAAACATGTGAAACTTCCAGATTCTGAGGCAGACAAGGACTGCGAAGAGCTTGATGCCACTGCTGAGATGAGGCAGGAGACAGACTCGCTGACTGAAGCAATAGATGGCCACAAGGATGGTAAGAGAGATGACGGGCTGATGTCTGACACCAGCAAGAAGGACAGCAAAGAGGCCTTGAAGAAAGGAGACACGGGAGACAAGGAAAAGGATTCTGGGAAGAAAGGCCCCTCTTCAACTGGGGCGACAGGTCAAGCAAAGAG CTCTTCAAAAGACAGAGATGGAAAGACTACAAAAGATGAAAAAG GATGTGGCAGCAGCAGTACCAGCTCTACTCGCAATCTGTGGGTGAGCGGCCTGTCGTCCAACACCAAAGCAGCTGATCTCAAGAACCTCTTTGGCAAATATGGAAAG gTTTTTAGTGCCAAAGTGGTCACCAATGCTCGTAGCCCAGGAGCCAAGTGTTATGGATTAGTCACCATGTCATCCAGTGCAGAAGTGGCCAGGTGCATCTCTCACCTGGACCGCACAGAACTCCATGGACAACAGATATCTGTGGACAGG GTGAAAACTGACCCATTTAAAAAGGACTTCTCAAAGAAGGAGGGAGAAGAGAAGGCAAGCTCCACTAAAATTTCTGGAGAAAAGCGCACTCCAACTGGAGCAAAAACTTCCAGCAA GACACCAGTTTCATCTAAGAAGGAAGAGAAGAAATCAGACAAACCATCTGAGAAGGACTGCAAAGACATCAAAAAACAGGACTCCAAAAGCAACAAATCTGATGCACCTTCTTCCAATTCAGGAGCCGACATAGCAAAGAAAGATGACAAGAAACATGGAC GAAAGAGTCCAGGCAATATGATGGTGATCAACCAAGCTAAAGGACAGCAACACTTCAATAAATTTCGTCCTCCTTTCAGAAGGGGCGGGAGGTTTGAGAAG CCTGGTCCTCCCAACATGATGAACAGACGTCCCAGAGGGTTCATACCACCTGCGGAG ATGGCGAAAGGCCGTCCCATGTTTAACAAAGGTGGCAACAAAGACATCCTGCCGTTTGACAAGATGAAGGAACAGAGGATGCGTGAGCGCATGGTCAGGATGGAACATATTCGCAGGGCTTTGGAACTGCGCAG ACGGCGCGAGGTAGCAGAGCAAGAGCGCCGGGAGAGGGAGCGCATCCGTATTATGCGTGAGCGAGAGGAAAGAGAGAACCTAATGAGAGAGCGACAAAGGCTGGAGGTGGAAAGGCAGAAACTTGAACGTGAGcgcatggagagagagagactggaacGGGAGAGGATTCGTATAGAGCAG GAGCGACGCAAGGAAGCGGAGCGTTTAGCTCGTGAACGTGAGGAACTGAGACGGCAGCAGGAGCAGTTGCGTTACGAGCAGGAGAAACGAAACAACTTAAAAAGGGGACGTGACGTTGACCAGAG GAGGGAAGACCCATACTGGAATAGTGGTAAAAAGATGCAGACTGCGCCAGAGGGACGGATTGGTCAAGGCGGAGATTACAACAATCGACAACAGAACCGCTTCAATGATTTCAACGCTAGAGACCGGAACCGATACCAGCAGACATCAGCTGTGCAATCCAACAACTTTGATAG acGGAATCGCTTTGACGGTGAACCTGAATCAAAGAAGAGTCGACCTGCTCCTCGCCGTGACAGTTCAGGGTTTGAGCGCTATCCTAAAAACTTTGAAACCGTGCGGAGAGCAGAACCACCACCTCCACCTCGTGCAGAGCTGCGCGACAGCGATCGCAGAGAAATCCGCGACCGTGATGAGCGCAGACAGGGGTCCTTGCCTGATCGACCAGCTGGTGGCAGAGCGCCGCCCCCCGTCATTGCCCACTCCCGTACCCCCAGAGACAGCAGCCATGCTGGCTGGAAGACTGATGGGGGATTGAATACAAAACAAGATGTCAG GGCAGTGCGGATGCGACCAGAACGTCCAGGCAGAGAGGGTCCCGGACCTGCCATAAGGGGGGTGTCCACAGCCAGCCGTGGCAGAGCCAGCTTCAGCAGCAGAGATGGTGGCAGACCTGTGGTCATGGGAGACCAG CAGCACTTCAGCAGTGGCAGACAGGTGGTGGTGGAGCGGCATGGACGCGATCAGGGCCCCAGGAAAGACTGGCACGGGGCAGCAGGCTCACAAAGCGGAGGATTCACAGATAACCACCGAATGGGGGACAGTCGACCTGGCATGATGGCATCACACTCCAG TCATTCCTCTTCTGGTATGAACAGAATTGTGCAGATCACTAATGTTCCCATGGCCGGCGGCAGTGGAGGATTCAAGCCCTTCAAAGGAAGGTTCTAG
- the sltm gene encoding SAFB-like transcription modulator isoform X4 — protein sequence MASGAISAETKKITDLRVVDLKSELKRRNLDVTGVKNTLIARLKQAIEDEGGDPDNIEIIVSAETPTRKHSKAKGKKTDLDADTIMEEESFSKETEEEESEKDVTDTDDATRDNSKTFSCEDGLAESEAEVGGEPDLEAETEVEEAEPEPDPDAEIEAEREGESEVSALEALESEPALEPIKEVEDDNISVTIQAEDAITLDVDGDDLLETGKHVKLPDSEADKDCEELDATAEMRQETDSLTEAIDGHKDGKRDDGLMSDTSKKDSKEALKKGDTGDKEKDSGKKGPSSTGATGQAKSSSKDRDGKTTKDEKGCGSSSTSSTRNLWVSGLSSNTKAADLKNLFGKYGKVFSAKVVTNARSPGAKCYGLVTMSSSAEVARCISHLDRTELHGQQISVDRVKTDPFKKDFSKKEGEEKASSTKISGEKRTPTGAKTSSKTPVSSKKEEKKSDKPSEKDCKDIKKQDSKSNKSDAPSSNSGADIAKKDDKKHGRKSPGNMMVINQAKGQQHFNKFRPPFRRGGRFEKPGPPNMMNRRPRGFIPPAEMAKGRPMFNKGGNKDILPFDKMKEQRMRERMVRMEHIRRALELRRRREVAEQERRERERIRIMREREERENLMRERQRLEVERQKLERERMERERLERERIRIEQERRKEAERLAREREELRRQQEQLRYEQEKRNNLKRGRDVDQRREDPYWNSGKKMQTAPEGRIGQGGDYNNRQQNRFNDFNARDRNRYQQTSAVQSNNFDRRNRFDGEPESKKSRPAPRRDSSGFERYPKNFETVRRAEPPPPPRAELRDSDRREIRDRDERRQGSLPDRPAGGRAPPPVIAHSRTPRDSSHAGWKTDGGLNTKQDVRAVRMRPERPGREGPGPAIRGVSTASRGRASFSSRDGGRPVVMGDQQHFSSGRQVVVERHGRDQGPRKDWHGAAGSQSGGFTDNHRMGDSRPGMMASHSSHSSSGMNRIVQITNVPMAGGSGGFKPFKGRF from the exons ATGGCGTCGGGGGCCATTTCAGCGGAGACTAAGAAGATTACAGATTTACGTGTGGTAGACCTCAAATCAGAACTCAAACGAAGAAATCTGGATGTTACTGGGGTAAAAAATACACTAATTGCAAGGTTGAAGCag GCAATAGAAGATGAAGGTGGAGATCCAGACAACATTGAGATCATCGTATCAGCTGAAACACCCACAAGAAAACACAGCAAAGCTAAAG GAAAGAAGACCGACCTGGATGCTGACACCATCATGGAAGAGGAATCCTTCTCTAAG GAGACTGAGGAAGAGGAATCTGAAAAAG ATGTAACTGATACTGATGATGCTACTCGTGACAATTCTAAAACCTTCTCCTGTGAAGACGGCCTTGCAGAGTCCGAGGCTGAGGTAGGAGGGGAACCTGATCTTGAGGCTGAGACAGAGGTGGAAGAAGCAGAACCTGAGCCCGATCCTGATGCCGAGATTGAGGCTGAGAGAGAAGGCGAGTCTGAAGTCTCAGCGCTGGAGGCCTTGGAGAGTGAACCTGCTCTTGAACCCATAAAAGAAGTTGAGGATGACAATATATCTGTCACCATCCAAGCCGAAGATGCCATCACGCTGGATGTAGATGGCGATGATCTCCTGGAAACAGGTAAACATGTGAAACTTCCAGATTCTGAGGCAGACAAGGACTGCGAAGAGCTTGATGCCACTGCTGAGATGAGGCAGGAGACAGACTCGCTGACTGAAGCAATAGATGGCCACAAGGATGGTAAGAGAGATGACGGGCTGATGTCTGACACCAGCAAGAAGGACAGCAAAGAGGCCTTGAAGAAAGGAGACACGGGAGACAAGGAAAAGGATTCTGGGAAGAAAGGCCCCTCTTCAACTGGGGCGACAGGTCAAGCAAAGAG CTCTTCAAAAGACAGAGATGGAAAGACTACAAAAGATGAAAAAG GATGTGGCAGCAGCAGTACCAGCTCTACTCGCAATCTGTGGGTGAGCGGCCTGTCGTCCAACACCAAAGCAGCTGATCTCAAGAACCTCTTTGGCAAATATGGAAAG gTTTTTAGTGCCAAAGTGGTCACCAATGCTCGTAGCCCAGGAGCCAAGTGTTATGGATTAGTCACCATGTCATCCAGTGCAGAAGTGGCCAGGTGCATCTCTCACCTGGACCGCACAGAACTCCATGGACAACAGATATCTGTGGACAGG GTGAAAACTGACCCATTTAAAAAGGACTTCTCAAAGAAGGAGGGAGAAGAGAAGGCAAGCTCCACTAAAATTTCTGGAGAAAAGCGCACTCCAACTGGAGCAAAAACTTCCAGCAA GACACCAGTTTCATCTAAGAAGGAAGAGAAGAAATCAGACAAACCATCTGAGAAGGACTGCAAAGACATCAAAAAACAGGACTCCAAAAGCAACAAATCTGATGCACCTTCTTCCAATTCAGGAGCCGACATAGCAAAGAAAGATGACAAGAAACATGGAC GAAAGAGTCCAGGCAATATGATGGTGATCAACCAAGCTAAAGGACAGCAACACTTCAATAAATTTCGTCCTCCTTTCAGAAGGGGCGGGAGGTTTGAGAAG CCTGGTCCTCCCAACATGATGAACAGACGTCCCAGAGGGTTCATACCACCTGCGGAG ATGGCGAAAGGCCGTCCCATGTTTAACAAAGGTGGCAACAAAGACATCCTGCCGTTTGACAAGATGAAGGAACAGAGGATGCGTGAGCGCATGGTCAGGATGGAACATATTCGCAGGGCTTTGGAACTGCGCAG ACGGCGCGAGGTAGCAGAGCAAGAGCGCCGGGAGAGGGAGCGCATCCGTATTATGCGTGAGCGAGAGGAAAGAGAGAACCTAATGAGAGAGCGACAAAGGCTGGAGGTGGAAAGGCAGAAACTTGAACGTGAGcgcatggagagagagagactggaacGGGAGAGGATTCGTATAGAGCAG GAGCGACGCAAGGAAGCGGAGCGTTTAGCTCGTGAACGTGAGGAACTGAGACGGCAGCAGGAGCAGTTGCGTTACGAGCAGGAGAAACGAAACAACTTAAAAAGGGGACGTGACGTTGACCAGAG GAGGGAAGACCCATACTGGAATAGTGGTAAAAAGATGCAGACTGCGCCAGAGGGACGGATTGGTCAAGGCGGAGATTACAACAATCGACAACAGAACCGCTTCAATGATTTCAACGCTAGAGACCGGAACCGATACCAGCAGACATCAGCTGTGCAATCCAACAACTTTGATAG acGGAATCGCTTTGACGGTGAACCTGAATCAAAGAAGAGTCGACCTGCTCCTCGCCGTGACAGTTCAGGGTTTGAGCGCTATCCTAAAAACTTTGAAACCGTGCGGAGAGCAGAACCACCACCTCCACCTCGTGCAGAGCTGCGCGACAGCGATCGCAGAGAAATCCGCGACCGTGATGAGCGCAGACAGGGGTCCTTGCCTGATCGACCAGCTGGTGGCAGAGCGCCGCCCCCCGTCATTGCCCACTCCCGTACCCCCAGAGACAGCAGCCATGCTGGCTGGAAGACTGATGGGGGATTGAATACAAAACAAGATGTCAG GGCAGTGCGGATGCGACCAGAACGTCCAGGCAGAGAGGGTCCCGGACCTGCCATAAGGGGGGTGTCCACAGCCAGCCGTGGCAGAGCCAGCTTCAGCAGCAGAGATGGTGGCAGACCTGTGGTCATGGGAGACCAG CAGCACTTCAGCAGTGGCAGACAGGTGGTGGTGGAGCGGCATGGACGCGATCAGGGCCCCAGGAAAGACTGGCACGGGGCAGCAGGCTCACAAAGCGGAGGATTCACAGATAACCACCGAATGGGGGACAGTCGACCTGGCATGATGGCATCACACTCCAG TCATTCCTCTTCTGGTATGAACAGAATTGTGCAGATCACTAATGTTCCCATGGCCGGCGGCAGTGGAGGATTCAAGCCCTTCAAAGGAAGGTTCTAG